The proteins below come from a single Gimesia alba genomic window:
- a CDS encoding SMP-30/gluconolactonase/LRE family protein, which yields MKAFFVITIGAMSLLGSAALAQDATKAFEAGKPLGAVNEAGKFVPISDNVKVYGSFRFAESCVYDPVRNLIVVMNAGVPQNMQKNDGYVSLLNPDGSVHTTKWIGATRKGLTLNHPLGSAIHNGTLYTADIDVVRTFDLASGKPGRAYPVKGATFLNGIAVNKEGTIFVSNSKPENRVYKITADGDVSLFVDGKPLDIPNGVAIDQDGNVVVVNVGNNDVMTFDPASGKLLRTEHAAEGGNDGLVILPDGTKYVSSVRFGSVSEIRPGKPAKVIASGIPSAASMGYDSKQNQLIIPMNNNNAVAFIKLKD from the coding sequence ATGAAAGCGTTCTTTGTGATTACCATCGGAGCGATGTCGCTGCTGGGCAGCGCCGCACTGGCCCAGGATGCAACGAAAGCATTTGAGGCGGGAAAGCCGCTGGGGGCCGTCAACGAAGCCGGGAAATTTGTACCAATTTCGGATAATGTCAAAGTGTATGGCAGTTTTCGTTTTGCCGAAAGTTGCGTTTATGATCCGGTACGAAACCTGATTGTGGTCATGAACGCCGGCGTCCCGCAAAACATGCAGAAGAACGATGGTTACGTTTCATTGCTGAACCCCGACGGTTCTGTCCACACGACAAAATGGATCGGGGCAACCCGGAAAGGGCTGACCCTGAATCATCCACTGGGTAGCGCGATTCATAACGGAACCCTCTATACGGCTGATATCGACGTCGTCCGCACGTTTGATCTCGCTTCAGGCAAACCGGGGCGTGCTTATCCCGTGAAAGGCGCCACTTTTCTCAACGGGATTGCCGTCAATAAAGAAGGAACGATCTTTGTTTCCAACTCGAAGCCGGAGAACCGCGTTTATAAAATCACAGCGGACGGCGACGTCTCCCTGTTCGTTGACGGCAAGCCACTGGATATCCCGAACGGCGTGGCCATCGATCAGGACGGGAACGTGGTGGTCGTCAATGTCGGCAACAATGATGTGATGACCTTTGATCCCGCTAGTGGCAAACTGCTGCGTACCGAACACGCTGCAGAAGGGGGCAACGACGGTCTGGTGATTCTCCCCGATGGAACCAAGTATGTAAGCAGTGTCCGGTTTGGAAGCGTTTCTGAGATCCGCCCCGGTAAGCCGGCCAAGGTCATTGCCTCAGGAATCCCCAGCGCCGCATCGATGGGCTACGATTCCAAACAGAATCAGTTGATCATTCCTATGAACAACAACAATGCCGTGGCATTTATCAAGTTGAAGGACTGA